Proteins encoded within one genomic window of Cytophagales bacterium:
- a CDS encoding NAD(P)H-binding protein, whose protein sequence is MKIAVTSVSGQLGAAIVQQLKADIGAENVIGIARTVSKAAHLGVEIRKGDYTSREDFETALKGVNVVVILSGNDAPEKRINQHRNILEAAKSNGLQKIVYTSILGDPEKTAFSPIIASNRQTEADIKASGLDWSIGRNGIYIEPDVEYLEHYTKAGKITNCAGIGKCAYTSRAELAIAYAKMAVEKRHNGQTYNLVGEGITQKELAFCLNKTKGTSLIFEDMSVEAYTAERKAELGDFLGTVIAGIYEGIRNGAFDVPSDFERAAGRPHIPILDIIGNLS, encoded by the coding sequence ATGAAAATAGCAGTAACCTCTGTCAGCGGGCAATTAGGCGCCGCCATTGTCCAACAATTAAAAGCAGACATAGGCGCTGAAAACGTCATTGGCATTGCCAGAACCGTATCGAAAGCAGCGCACCTTGGTGTGGAAATTCGCAAAGGCGATTATACCTCTCGAGAAGATTTTGAAACGGCTTTAAAAGGCGTGAACGTAGTAGTTATTCTCTCGGGAAATGACGCCCCTGAGAAGCGCATTAACCAGCATCGAAATATATTGGAAGCAGCCAAATCCAATGGCCTTCAAAAGATCGTTTACACCAGCATTCTGGGAGATCCTGAAAAAACGGCATTCAGCCCCATCATCGCCAGCAACCGACAAACCGAAGCAGATATCAAAGCCTCGGGTTTGGATTGGTCCATTGGACGAAATGGCATCTATATTGAACCGGATGTCGAGTATTTGGAGCACTACACGAAAGCGGGAAAAATCACCAATTGCGCGGGCATTGGAAAATGTGCCTACACCAGCCGGGCAGAACTGGCCATAGCCTACGCCAAAATGGCTGTCGAAAAGAGACACAATGGACAAACATATAACCTCGTAGGCGAGGGAATTACTCAGAAAGAACTGGCTTTTTGTCTCAACAAGACCAAAGGTACTTCCCTGATATTTGAAGACATGTCCGTGGAAGCATACACTGCTGAAAGAAAAGCAGAATTGGGAGATTTTCTTGGAACCGTGATTGCAGGAATCTATGAAGGGATCAGAAATGGTGCTTTTGACGTTCCTTCGGACTTTGAACGAGCAGCAGGAAGGCCTCACATACCTATTCTAGACATTATCGGAAATCTGAGTTAA
- a CDS encoding rhodanese-related sulfurtransferase encodes MEKKDFLVLLYYCYTPIEDPEAFREEHHLLCLNLNLRGRIIVAGEGLNGTVSGLRADCEAYMKAVKADPRFDALEFKEEEHAEMAFAKLHVRVKPEIVHSSLHTIDPNTRTGTYVEPEEFRQILKEKDEDTVIVDVRSNYEHNVGKFKDAITFDIDNFRDFPDQIPELEQYKDKKVITYCTGGIKCEKASAYLLEQGFENVYQLHGGIIKYGIEAGGEDFEGKCYVFDNRIVADVNTVNPSMISKCYVTGEASDRMVNCANPECNLHMPLSEEGAKKYDGCCSEDCMNAPNVRSYDGSGYYQKDSNGYNPHKGLKRPNPPKKEIKSKVS; translated from the coding sequence ATGGAAAAGAAAGACTTTTTAGTACTCCTGTACTATTGCTACACCCCTATTGAAGATCCCGAAGCTTTCAGGGAAGAGCATCACCTCTTGTGTCTGAACCTTAATTTACGAGGACGGATCATTGTTGCCGGAGAAGGATTGAATGGTACGGTCTCCGGCCTTCGAGCAGATTGCGAAGCTTACATGAAGGCAGTGAAAGCCGATCCTAGGTTTGACGCCCTGGAATTCAAAGAGGAAGAACATGCTGAAATGGCTTTTGCCAAACTGCATGTTCGGGTAAAACCTGAGATCGTTCACTCTTCTCTGCACACCATCGATCCCAACACCAGAACCGGGACGTACGTGGAGCCTGAAGAATTTCGTCAAATCCTGAAAGAGAAAGATGAAGACACAGTGATTGTGGACGTTCGCTCCAACTATGAGCACAACGTAGGCAAATTCAAGGATGCCATCACTTTCGATATTGACAATTTTCGGGACTTCCCTGACCAGATTCCTGAGTTAGAGCAATACAAAGACAAGAAAGTAATCACTTATTGTACCGGAGGTATTAAGTGCGAGAAAGCCAGTGCCTACCTGCTGGAGCAGGGCTTTGAAAATGTATATCAATTGCATGGTGGCATCATCAAGTACGGAATTGAAGCAGGTGGTGAGGATTTCGAAGGCAAATGCTATGTTTTTGATAACCGGATTGTCGCGGATGTCAATACGGTGAATCCATCAATGATCTCGAAGTGTTATGTGACCGGAGAGGCCAGTGATCGCATGGTGAACTGTGCCAATCCTGAGTGCAACCTTCACATGCCACTGTCTGAGGAAGGTGCCAAAAAATACGACGGCTGCTGCTCAGAAGACTGCATGAACGCACCCAACGTAAGAAGCTATGATGGCTCCGGATATTATCAAAAAGATTCAAATGGTTACAATCCTCACAAAGGATTGAAGCGTCCGAACCCTCCCAAGAAGGAAATTAAGTCAAAAGTGTCCTGA
- a CDS encoding glyoxalase, whose protein sequence is MDNQQQRSFLSGQAMSIRTFIGAKDFYQSRKFYQELGFTESMISDDMSYFSIRNFGFYLQQYFVKDWVDNSMIFFEVEDADATYEHLKSLELQDRFTRVRLSTVKEESWGKECFLHDPSGVLWHFGQFYY, encoded by the coding sequence ATGGATAATCAGCAACAACGTTCATTTTTATCAGGGCAAGCCATGTCCATACGTACGTTCATTGGCGCTAAAGATTTTTATCAATCACGTAAATTCTATCAGGAACTGGGTTTTACAGAATCTATGATATCTGATGATATGTCCTATTTCAGCATACGTAACTTCGGGTTTTATCTACAGCAGTATTTTGTCAAAGACTGGGTAGACAATTCCATGATCTTTTTTGAGGTGGAAGATGCAGATGCAACTTATGAGCATTTAAAATCACTTGAATTGCAGGACAGATTTACCCGCGTAAGACTCAGTACAGTTAAAGAAGAATCTTGGGGCAAAGAATGCTTTTTGCACGATCCTTCTGGTGTGTTATGGCACTTTGGGCAATTCTATTATTGA
- a CDS encoding winged helix-turn-helix transcriptional regulator: MSKIGGKWKPIIIHLIRKGANRFGILGRGIQGITKQMLTKQLREMEADGILERKIYPEIPPRVEYFFTPYGESLFPVIDAMSSWGLEKMASAGSA; the protein is encoded by the coding sequence ATGAGTAAGATTGGAGGCAAGTGGAAACCCATCATTATTCACTTGATCAGAAAGGGAGCGAACCGTTTTGGCATCCTGGGAAGAGGGATCCAGGGCATCACCAAACAAATGCTCACCAAGCAGCTCCGGGAGATGGAAGCAGATGGTATTTTGGAGCGAAAGATCTATCCTGAAATCCCACCAAGAGTGGAGTATTTTTTTACACCTTATGGTGAAAGTCTATTTCCAGTCATTGATGCGATGAGTAGTTGGGGGTTGGAGAAGATGGCTTCGGCAGGCTCAGCCTAA
- a CDS encoding NeuD/PglB/VioB family sugar acetyltransferase: MEKPVIIFGAKGIAKAALEIFESNNVVVYGFLEEDKEYHDKEINSIPVLGSPDDHGFLKLIGQKCEAFVATDENSVRQDNVDFLMNTRKVMPVNAIHQMAHIPDSASIGHGNFIAAGVGLGIDVKIGQHCILNMGAMIDYGAELDDFVQVGAGAVINAGTKVGKGAFIGSGCIIVGGVTIGEGARIGAGSVVISDVSENETVFGNPAKVVG; the protein is encoded by the coding sequence ATGGAAAAACCTGTGATCATATTTGGCGCCAAAGGAATTGCCAAGGCTGCCTTAGAGATTTTTGAAAGCAACAACGTCGTGGTTTACGGCTTCCTGGAAGAGGACAAGGAATACCATGACAAGGAGATCAACAGCATCCCAGTTTTGGGAAGCCCAGACGATCACGGATTTCTAAAACTGATCGGGCAAAAATGCGAAGCCTTTGTAGCAACAGACGAAAATTCAGTTCGTCAGGATAATGTCGATTTCCTGATGAATACTCGAAAAGTGATGCCTGTGAATGCCATCCACCAAATGGCGCACATTCCTGATTCAGCTTCGATCGGACATGGCAATTTCATTGCTGCTGGAGTTGGCCTTGGCATAGACGTTAAGATTGGTCAGCATTGCATTTTGAACATGGGTGCTATGATCGATTATGGCGCCGAGTTGGATGATTTTGTTCAGGTAGGTGCCGGTGCGGTGATCAATGCTGGTACGAAAGTAGGCAAAGGTGCATTCATCGGTAGTGGTTGTATCATCGTGGGTGGCGTAACCATCGGAGAAGGAGCGCGCATCGGAGCTGGATCAGTAGTGATTTCAGATGTTTCCGAAAACGAAACCGTTTTTGGCAATCCAGCTAAGGTAGTTGGGTGA
- a CDS encoding nucleoside phosphorylase, with protein sequence MTKISETDLIINPDGSVYHLNLKPQHISDTIITVGDPNRVHRVSQYFDKVDFEMNKREFITHIGRYKGKRITVISSGMGTDNVEILMTELDALVNVDLRKRVPKSKLKKLKIIRIGTSGSIQESIPLGSHVMSEYAIGMDPLMYYYNVEQTDLEAHVSEQLQNAISLPHQPYCIKASDELIGRFKEVTTSGNTVTCHGFYAPQGRSIRTPIKYPHLVDEFTRFHVDDFWLTNLEMETAGYYAMARLLGHEMISLNAIIANRSRNEFSKDPNQVIDSLIRKVLERV encoded by the coding sequence ATGACAAAGATTTCGGAGACCGACCTGATTATCAATCCGGATGGTAGTGTATACCATCTAAACCTGAAGCCGCAGCACATTTCAGACACCATCATTACGGTAGGTGACCCCAACCGGGTGCATCGCGTAAGTCAGTATTTCGACAAGGTGGATTTCGAGATGAATAAACGCGAATTCATTACCCATATCGGACGTTATAAAGGCAAGCGCATCACTGTGATTAGTTCCGGAATGGGCACTGATAACGTGGAGATCTTAATGACTGAGTTGGATGCGTTGGTAAACGTAGATCTCCGTAAGCGCGTCCCTAAGTCCAAGCTCAAAAAGCTTAAAATCATTCGGATCGGTACCTCTGGGAGTATACAGGAAAGCATCCCTTTAGGCTCTCATGTCATGAGCGAATACGCCATTGGCATGGATCCACTGATGTACTATTACAACGTTGAGCAAACAGACCTTGAGGCGCATGTGAGTGAGCAGTTGCAGAATGCCATCAGTCTGCCTCATCAACCTTATTGCATCAAAGCCTCAGACGAACTGATTGGTCGTTTCAAAGAAGTCACTACCTCAGGCAATACGGTAACATGTCATGGTTTCTATGCACCACAAGGAAGATCCATTCGGACGCCCATCAAATACCCCCATTTAGTCGATGAGTTTACGAGATTTCATGTGGATGATTTTTGGCTGACCAACCTGGAAATGGAAACGGCAGGATATTATGCCATGGCTCGGTTATTGGGACATGAGATGATCTCCTTGAATGCCATCATTGCCAATCGGTCACGTAATGAATTTTCAAAAGACCCTAATCAGGTGATCGACTCATTGATCCGAAAGGTGCTTGAACGGGTTTGA
- a CDS encoding glycoside hydrolase family 30 protein produces MKLFRIFLILLTATFMACSNTDQPSLNVEVYETSASGNQLQKMEVSKVEKASVKVKLYPDQQFQTITGFGGAFTESSAYLLNQLSPENRQRVLEAYFGESGARYSLTRTHINSCDFSLGNYSYAPIAGDTDLENFSIDEDREDLIPMIKDAMAVSKDGFKIMASPWTAPPWMKDNNSYKGGKLLPEYYDTWALFFSKYINAYKAEGIDIWGLTVENEPLGNDSNWESMHFTPEEMVTFTARHLGPKLEADGHNVKILGYDQNRDPEMEEFVHAMYADEASSKYFAGTAVHWYASTVDFFPEYLNLAHEAAPGKHLIQSEACVDAEIPHWQEDEWYWSKEATDWGWDWAPDHLKKDHPKYVPVYRYARDIIGCLNNWVDGWVDWNMVLDRQGGPNWASNWCVAPVIVDPENDEVYFTPLYHTLAHFSKFMRPEAVRIGFDSSDSDLMITAAKNTDGSIVVIALNMNAAKQSIELTLGDQSSIIDINGQAIQTIVISG; encoded by the coding sequence ATGAAACTGTTCCGAATTTTTCTTATCCTCCTAACAGCCACTTTTATGGCGTGTAGCAACACCGATCAGCCTTCGCTTAATGTCGAAGTGTATGAAACCTCTGCAAGCGGCAATCAACTTCAAAAAATGGAAGTCAGCAAGGTGGAAAAAGCATCCGTCAAGGTCAAATTATATCCTGACCAACAATTCCAAACCATTACTGGATTTGGAGGTGCCTTCACCGAATCTTCAGCCTATTTATTAAACCAACTGAGTCCTGAAAACCGGCAGAGAGTACTGGAAGCCTACTTTGGAGAAAGTGGTGCACGATACTCTCTGACTCGTACACACATCAATTCCTGTGACTTTTCTTTAGGCAACTATTCCTATGCACCCATAGCCGGAGACACGGATCTTGAGAATTTCTCCATTGATGAGGATCGGGAAGACTTGATTCCAATGATTAAAGATGCGATGGCAGTATCCAAAGACGGATTCAAAATCATGGCCTCACCTTGGACTGCTCCGCCATGGATGAAAGACAACAACAGTTACAAAGGCGGAAAGCTACTTCCAGAGTATTACGATACCTGGGCTTTATTTTTCTCTAAGTATATAAATGCATACAAAGCAGAAGGAATTGATATCTGGGGGTTGACGGTAGAAAACGAACCACTTGGCAATGACAGTAACTGGGAAAGCATGCATTTTACTCCAGAGGAAATGGTCACTTTCACCGCCCGGCACCTTGGTCCTAAGCTGGAAGCAGATGGACACAACGTTAAGATCCTGGGCTATGACCAAAACCGAGACCCTGAAATGGAGGAATTCGTCCATGCAATGTACGCGGACGAAGCTTCTTCAAAATACTTTGCCGGAACAGCGGTGCACTGGTATGCCAGCACCGTGGATTTCTTCCCTGAATACCTGAACCTGGCTCATGAAGCGGCACCAGGAAAACACCTGATCCAATCAGAGGCTTGCGTGGATGCGGAAATACCCCACTGGCAAGAAGATGAATGGTACTGGAGCAAAGAAGCTACAGATTGGGGTTGGGATTGGGCACCTGATCATTTGAAAAAAGATCATCCTAAGTATGTGCCCGTCTATCGTTATGCTCGTGATATCATAGGCTGCCTGAACAATTGGGTTGATGGCTGGGTGGACTGGAACATGGTCCTTGACCGCCAGGGCGGGCCAAACTGGGCCAGCAACTGGTGTGTGGCTCCTGTGATCGTGGATCCTGAAAATGACGAAGTTTATTTCACACCACTCTATCACACCCTGGCTCATTTCAGCAAATTCATGCGTCCTGAAGCCGTCCGAATTGGATTTGACAGTTCAGATAGCGACTTAATGATCACTGCTGCTAAAAATACCGACGGTTCTATTGTGGTGATTGCCTTGAATATGAATGCGGCTAAACAAAGCATAGAACTGACCCTGGGTGACCAATCTTCTATCATAGACATCAATGGCCAGGCCATACAGACCATTGTGATTTCCGGTTAA
- a CDS encoding NAD(P)H-binding protein gives MSNEIVPLLQLVEGDARNYEDIHRLVEGCGAIISTLGQPKNEPSIFSDASKNVVRAMLALSVNRYVVTTGINVDTPVDEKDPKTKFATDWMHENFPETTQDKQVEHDFLATSTVAWTMVRLPMIIQTEESFEIQTDLKNCAGDKISAFDLANFLIDQLEDQTYVGKSPFLSNL, from the coding sequence GTGTCCAACGAAATAGTCCCTCTACTTCAATTGGTAGAAGGTGATGCCAGAAATTACGAGGACATTCATCGACTAGTTGAAGGCTGTGGAGCTATAATAAGTACTTTGGGTCAGCCCAAAAACGAGCCTTCCATTTTTAGTGATGCCTCAAAAAATGTGGTTCGGGCTATGCTAGCACTGAGTGTCAATCGGTACGTCGTTACGACTGGAATCAATGTCGACACTCCGGTTGATGAAAAAGATCCGAAAACAAAGTTTGCCACTGACTGGATGCACGAAAACTTTCCGGAAACTACTCAGGACAAACAAGTTGAACATGATTTCCTCGCAACGTCAACTGTGGCGTGGACGATGGTACGTCTACCTATGATCATTCAGACCGAAGAGTCTTTCGAGATACAGACAGACCTTAAGAATTGTGCAGGAGACAAAATCAGTGCATTTGATCTAGCCAATTTCCTGATCGATCAATTAGAGGATCAGACTTACGTGGGAAAGAGTCCGTTTCTTTCTAATCTGTAA
- a CDS encoding DUF1080 domain-containing protein has product MKTIGPLILLILFVLGCSPSFEEKTLFLESDNDAWFQDGTANWNWNDGIITGTSTSGSSFLMTTESYSFFELSLEFNPDSTVNSGIFIRCSNKEVSATDCYEFNIWDLHPNQDFRTGALVGRATPLALVETLNQWNTYRIKAHNGMLQAWINDVLTVDYRDSDLSEGYIAIQAGETGSIQFRNIKVKYPSN; this is encoded by the coding sequence ATGAAGACCATAGGCCCTTTGATACTCCTGATTTTATTCGTTTTAGGATGTAGTCCCTCCTTCGAGGAGAAAACTTTGTTTCTCGAATCAGATAATGACGCCTGGTTTCAGGATGGAACAGCAAATTGGAATTGGAATGACGGAATAATCACCGGAACGTCCACGAGTGGTTCCAGCTTTTTGATGACCACCGAATCCTATTCATTTTTCGAATTATCACTGGAGTTCAATCCTGACAGCACGGTTAATTCCGGTATCTTCATCCGATGTTCGAACAAAGAAGTTTCGGCCACAGATTGTTACGAATTCAACATCTGGGACCTGCATCCGAATCAGGACTTTCGAACAGGAGCGCTCGTAGGAAGGGCCACGCCATTGGCACTCGTTGAAACATTGAATCAATGGAACACTTACAGAATAAAGGCCCACAATGGAATGCTGCAGGCTTGGATCAATGACGTACTAACAGTTGACTACAGAGATAGCGACCTATCAGAAGGTTACATCGCGATACAGGCAGGCGAGACCGGAAGTATTCAATTCAGAAACATAAAAGTCAAGTATCCATCGAATTAA
- a CDS encoding AraC family transcriptional regulator — protein sequence MEITQFDRQKYGRELLIDCGKISENPHFFVTDNPFTVDFFEIFLILEGKGEFFLNEVSTQYEPGTVLFLPPGKIRQWGEQTETDVQYLIFEEEFIQRFFKDPLFLYRLEFFFFDKPFFLQLNPTENEFYQGLMRNIQTEIDSLRTDSDHLLRAFLYQGLIKLNRTFQAQHQLTDAHYDNSLALDFRMALEENYVQKHQVQDYCELLNISKTTLNSKIHAAFGKHAGDMIRERLVQEAKQQLMHSKEPVSQIAYDLQFNEVSNFNRLFRKLTGMSPGDFRSHFTN from the coding sequence ATGGAAATCACTCAGTTTGACCGACAAAAGTACGGCCGGGAATTGCTGATCGATTGTGGAAAGATTTCGGAGAATCCACATTTCTTCGTGACGGACAATCCATTTACGGTAGACTTTTTTGAGATTTTCCTGATACTGGAAGGGAAGGGTGAGTTTTTTCTCAATGAAGTCTCAACCCAATACGAGCCTGGCACTGTGCTGTTTCTGCCTCCAGGCAAAATCAGACAATGGGGCGAACAGACCGAAACCGATGTTCAATACCTGATTTTTGAAGAGGAGTTTATCCAACGTTTTTTCAAGGATCCACTGTTTCTGTACCGCCTCGAGTTCTTCTTTTTTGATAAGCCGTTTTTCCTGCAATTGAATCCTACAGAAAACGAGTTTTATCAGGGATTGATGCGAAACATCCAAACTGAAATTGATTCTTTGAGGACCGATAGCGATCACCTGCTTCGGGCCTTTTTGTATCAAGGTCTGATCAAACTCAACCGTACTTTTCAAGCGCAACACCAACTAACAGATGCGCACTACGATAATTCGTTAGCCCTGGATTTTCGAATGGCATTAGAAGAAAACTATGTCCAGAAACACCAGGTGCAGGATTACTGCGAATTGCTCAACATCAGTAAAACCACCCTCAACAGCAAGATCCATGCGGCATTTGGCAAACACGCCGGTGACATGATTCGCGAACGGTTGGTACAGGAAGCCAAACAGCAACTGATGCACTCGAAAGAACCTGTTTCTCAGATTGCCTATGACTTGCAATTCAACGAAGTATCCAATTTCAATCGCTTGTTTAGGAAATTGACCGGAATGAGTCCTGGAGATTTCAGAAGTCACTTTACCAATTGA